Proteins encoded in a region of the Bacteroidia bacterium genome:
- a CDS encoding GAF domain-containing protein has product MSEEIRINQSATREEIYRELLPQAKALLSPEPDEIARMANLTAILHEIPGFFWVGFYFVKGNELVLGPFQGPVACSRFSIEKGVCGAAVRENRTQIVPDVDAFPGHIACSSLSRSEIVLPIRDASGKVRAVLDIDSIRLDDFSEVDEQYLMHFLELVKLN; this is encoded by the coding sequence ATGTCAGAAGAAATTCGAATCAACCAGTCAGCCACACGCGAAGAAATTTACCGGGAATTGCTCCCTCAGGCAAAGGCCTTATTATCCCCTGAACCGGATGAAATTGCCCGGATGGCCAACCTGACCGCAATCCTGCATGAGATTCCCGGATTTTTCTGGGTCGGGTTTTACTTCGTGAAAGGGAATGAGCTGGTGCTCGGACCATTCCAGGGGCCGGTAGCCTGTTCCCGGTTTAGCATAGAAAAAGGTGTGTGCGGGGCAGCCGTACGGGAAAACCGAACTCAGATTGTGCCGGATGTGGATGCATTTCCCGGTCATATCGCCTGCAGCAGTTTATCCCGGTCGGAGATTGTCCTGCCCATAAGGGATGCATCTGGAAAAGTGCGGGCGGTATTGGATATTGACAGTATCAGGCTGGATGATTTTTCAGAGGTGGATGAGCAGTATTTGATGCATTTTTTGGAATTAGTGAAGCTGAATTGA
- a CDS encoding ribonuclease Z — protein MFELTILGSSSATPAFKRHLSAQLVSHNDRLFLIDCGEGTQFQLLRYKVRIQRLDAIFISHLHGDHIFGLPGLLCTLGNHERTRPLTLVCPEGLPEMLSRIFQYSDTRLKFDIEFVELKEKESRVVFENNGLEVETIPLRHRVYCNGFLFREKKRPGKFETIQAMEDGIPRQYFHLLKQGNDIELDGRVIHASDYLGASPKRYAYAYCSDTRYMDTLAQQVQDVDLLYHEATFMEDLKHKAESTFHSTAHEAALVARKAGAQKLVIGHFSARYSDLSPLLQEARMVFPETYLAEEGVPVKIK, from the coding sequence ATGTTTGAATTAACCATTCTGGGGAGCAGTTCTGCTACGCCGGCATTTAAACGCCACCTTAGCGCCCAGTTGGTTTCACACAACGATCGTTTATTTCTGATTGATTGCGGAGAGGGAACCCAGTTTCAGCTCCTGCGGTACAAGGTTCGGATTCAGCGCCTTGATGCTATCTTTATTTCTCATCTTCATGGAGACCATATTTTTGGTCTTCCCGGATTATTGTGTACCCTTGGAAATCATGAGCGCACCCGCCCTCTGACTCTGGTATGCCCGGAAGGTTTGCCCGAAATGTTGTCCCGGATTTTTCAGTATTCCGACACCCGCCTGAAGTTTGATATCGAGTTTGTGGAACTGAAGGAAAAGGAATCCCGGGTCGTGTTTGAGAACAATGGTCTTGAGGTGGAAACTATTCCCCTGCGACACCGGGTCTATTGCAACGGATTTCTGTTTCGGGAGAAAAAACGACCCGGAAAATTTGAAACTATTCAGGCTATGGAGGATGGGATTCCCCGTCAGTATTTTCATCTGCTTAAACAAGGAAATGATATTGAACTGGATGGCAGGGTGATTCATGCATCCGACTATCTGGGTGCTTCACCCAAAAGGTACGCATATGCCTATTGCTCCGATACGCGATATATGGATACTCTGGCCCAACAGGTTCAGGATGTGGATTTGTTGTATCACGAAGCCACCTTTATGGAGGATTTGAAGCATAAGGCCGAATCTACATTTCATTCCACTGCCCATGAGGCTGCATTGGTGGCCAGGAAGGCAGGGGCCCAGAAACTGGTTATTGGTCATTTCTCCGCCCGATATTCTGATTTGTCACCACTGCTTCAGGAAGCACGGATGGTTTTCCCGGAAACTTATCTGGCCGAAGAAGGTGTTCCTGTTAAAATCAAATAG
- a CDS encoding phosphoribosylaminoimidazolesuccinocarboxamide synthase codes for MKSGIPSTHLQFFHDFTRYQGKVRDVYNLKDTVLVMVATDRISAFDVILPNTIPFKGQVLNQLAAYFLEATESIMPNHLLLVPDPNVSLCLACKPLPVEFVVRGYLCGHAWREYQAGKRVICGATLPDGLVENQQLPEPILTPTTKSAIGHDLDISPDEIIRSGLLDAETWHQASHFALLLFAKGQEMAQERGLLLADTKYEFGIFEEELHLIDEIHTPDSSRYFVAENYSLNFPEGRPVGQLSKEFVREWLMQQGFMGKDGQTPPVMPDAFVEEVSSRYIQLYETMTGRKFQKADYAEVESRIQQNVNEGLKKLGVYSA; via the coding sequence ATGAAATCAGGAATTCCTTCTACCCATTTACAGTTTTTCCACGATTTTACCCGTTATCAGGGCAAAGTCAGGGATGTCTATAACCTGAAAGATACCGTTCTGGTTATGGTGGCCACCGACAGGATTTCTGCATTTGATGTGATTTTGCCCAATACCATTCCCTTCAAGGGGCAGGTGTTAAATCAGCTTGCTGCTTATTTTCTGGAAGCGACGGAAAGTATTATGCCCAATCATCTGCTCCTTGTTCCGGATCCCAATGTGAGTCTTTGTCTGGCTTGTAAACCCTTGCCCGTTGAGTTTGTGGTGAGGGGGTATTTATGCGGCCATGCCTGGCGTGAATATCAGGCAGGAAAGCGTGTGATATGCGGGGCTACACTGCCAGATGGGCTCGTTGAAAATCAACAATTGCCAGAGCCTATTCTGACCCCCACAACCAAATCTGCCATCGGGCATGATCTCGATATCTCTCCGGATGAGATTATTCGTTCCGGGTTGCTGGATGCAGAAACCTGGCATCAGGCCAGCCACTTTGCCCTGCTCTTGTTTGCCAAAGGCCAGGAAATGGCTCAGGAAAGAGGGTTGCTCCTGGCCGATACCAAATATGAATTTGGTATTTTCGAGGAAGAACTTCATTTGATTGATGAAATTCACACACCGGATTCTTCTCGCTATTTTGTGGCGGAAAATTATTCCCTGAATTTCCCGGAAGGTCGTCCCGTAGGTCAGTTGTCGAAGGAGTTTGTCCGGGAATGGCTGATGCAGCAGGGTTTTATGGGTAAGGACGGACAAACTCCGCCTGTTATGCCGGATGCTTTTGTGGAAGAAGTCAGCAGCCGCTACATTCAGCTATATGAAACCATGACCGGGCGGAAGTTTCAAAAAGCGGATTACGCCGAGGTCGAAAGTCGCATTCAGCAAAATGTAAATGAGGGACTCAAAAAACTGGGCGTCTATTCCGCATAA
- a CDS encoding type II toxin-antitoxin system Phd/YefM family antitoxin, producing MQVVNFTEFHTHLKQYFDEVEENHETFIIKRGSGKGPVLISLEEYNSIPETLHLLKSKSNADRLYESIRQMKSRKFS from the coding sequence ATGCAGGTTGTCAATTTTACCGAATTTCACACTCACTTAAAACAATACTTCGATGAAGTGGAAGAAAATCATGAAACATTCATCATCAAAAGAGGTTCAGGGAAAGGGCCCGTGCTGATTTCATTGGAAGAGTATAATTCTATCCCCGAAACCCTGCACCTGTTGAAATCCAAATCCAATGCTGACCGATTGTATGAATCCATCAGGCAAATGAAATCGCGTAAATTCTCATAG
- a CDS encoding queuosine precursor transporter translates to METPRARILFVFLGAIFVANALLAEFIGVKIFSLEQTLGIPEADFSLFGKDHLSFNMTAGVLLWPVVFIMTDIINEYYGIKGVRFLSWLAAGMIVYSFLMVWLSIHLTPAGFWSGSATGKGIPDMQAAFSGIFGQGLWIIIGSLTAFLIGQIADVLVFHRIKKMTGDKWIWMRATGSTLVSQLVDSFVVLFVAFYLGADWELSLVLAIGLVNYLYKFMVAVLLTPVLYGAHVLIDRYLGADLSRQMQQDAHPFSA, encoded by the coding sequence ATGGAAACTCCCAGGGCCAGAATTCTCTTCGTTTTTTTAGGTGCCATTTTTGTGGCCAATGCCCTGCTGGCAGAATTTATCGGAGTAAAAATCTTTTCCCTGGAGCAGACCCTCGGAATTCCTGAAGCTGATTTTTCCCTGTTCGGTAAGGATCACCTCTCCTTCAATATGACCGCAGGGGTACTGCTGTGGCCGGTGGTGTTTATCATGACCGATATCATTAATGAGTATTACGGAATAAAAGGGGTTCGGTTTTTATCCTGGCTGGCGGCCGGAATGATTGTGTATTCCTTTTTAATGGTCTGGCTGTCCATTCATCTGACTCCTGCTGGTTTCTGGTCGGGTTCCGCTACAGGTAAAGGTATTCCCGATATGCAGGCTGCCTTTTCCGGAATATTTGGGCAGGGGCTCTGGATAATCATCGGTTCCCTCACGGCTTTCCTGATTGGTCAGATTGCCGATGTGCTGGTATTTCACCGGATCAAAAAAATGACGGGAGATAAATGGATTTGGATGCGCGCTACCGGTTCTACCCTGGTATCCCAGTTGGTGGATAGCTTTGTGGTTTTGTTTGTGGCTTTTTATCTCGGAGCAGACTGGGAACTATCGCTGGTGCTGGCAATTGGACTGGTTAATTACCTCTATAAATTTATGGTAGCGGTGTTGCTGACTCCTGTACTATATGGGGCTCATGTCCTGATAGATCGTTATCTGGGCGCTGATTTGTCGCGGCAGATGCAGCAGGATGCTCATCCTTTCTCAGCATAG
- a CDS encoding TerC family protein translates to MRNFLNSLAGMGIFDLSALSTENWLMIIFAVLVLGFLAFDLGILHNKAEKTSTRSALFQTIFWVALSLSFGILIWFFDGDTPAIRSKNTIDYITAYLMEWALSVDNIFIILVILRYFKVDEKYYHKILFWGILGALVMRGTFITVAWQIVSHFHFILYIFGAILIGTGYKMLNEKEDNFDPAESPVLRFAKRFLPFTDENRNGQFVIRRNDGKRFFTPLFLVILLIETTDLIFALDSIPAVFAITQNPFIVYTSNVFAVMGLRAMFFLLADIMDKFRYLQRGLSFILMFIGSKMVLTLLNEPWAKSIVDIGFEIHIPAWLSLAVILVVLSGSILISLVTKESEE, encoded by the coding sequence TTGCGTAACTTTTTAAACAGCCTCGCAGGCATGGGTATTTTTGATCTTTCCGCACTCTCGACCGAAAACTGGTTGATGATTATTTTCGCCGTTCTCGTTCTGGGGTTTCTCGCCTTCGACCTGGGTATTCTCCACAACAAGGCCGAAAAAACATCCACCCGGTCCGCACTGTTCCAGACCATTTTCTGGGTAGCCCTCTCCCTGAGTTTTGGCATCCTCATCTGGTTCTTTGACGGAGATACACCGGCTATCCGTTCCAAAAACACCATAGACTATATCACCGCCTACCTCATGGAATGGGCGCTATCGGTAGATAATATTTTCATCATCCTGGTCATCCTGAGATATTTTAAGGTCGATGAAAAGTACTATCACAAGATTCTGTTTTGGGGCATCCTGGGGGCACTGGTTATGCGGGGAACCTTCATTACTGTAGCCTGGCAGATCGTCAGCCACTTTCACTTCATCCTGTACATCTTCGGTGCCATCCTCATTGGTACAGGCTATAAGATGCTGAATGAGAAGGAAGATAATTTTGACCCGGCAGAATCACCCGTATTACGCTTCGCCAAACGGTTTCTGCCCTTCACAGACGAAAACCGAAATGGTCAGTTTGTGATTCGCCGGAACGATGGAAAACGATTCTTCACCCCTCTCTTTCTGGTCATTCTGTTAATTGAAACCACCGACCTGATTTTTGCCCTGGACTCCATTCCTGCTGTATTTGCCATAACCCAGAACCCCTTCATTGTCTACACTTCCAATGTGTTTGCGGTAATGGGACTTAGGGCTATGTTCTTCCTGCTCGCCGATATCATGGATAAATTCCGGTACCTGCAGAGGGGCCTTTCCTTTATCCTGATGTTTATTGGATCCAAAATGGTGCTTACTCTGCTAAATGAGCCTTGGGCAAAATCCATTGTGGACATTGGGTTTGAGATTCATATTCCGGCGTGGTTGTCTCTGGCGGTCATTCTGGTGGTGCTCTCAGGCTCCATCCTGATCTCTCTGGTCACCAAGGAATCTGAAGAATAA
- a CDS encoding PKD domain-containing protein, with translation MKIPYSSEETTKWIMLAGILAVFLMVCSCGQKPESCFGFTQQERPDDLPLLFNQPVVFSNCSSEGESFYWDFGDGHSSREKNPRHQYDAPGIFTVTLTTRFRDREARTARTLSLNLPALADSLTGSWRLLKVSEYLLNNNYPIDSMEPYFSETIWQFSLDGTLRISGFPLSATENWYLNGRNLYTGHHIYSVMDMTGQQLHLRSTDTLFQPQSLFPGILERHLWMESVR, from the coding sequence ATGAAAATTCCTTACTCATCAGAGGAAACAACCAAATGGATAATGTTGGCCGGCATACTCGCTGTTTTTCTGATGGTTTGTTCCTGTGGCCAGAAGCCAGAGAGTTGTTTTGGGTTTACCCAGCAGGAGAGACCCGATGATTTGCCCCTGCTCTTTAATCAGCCCGTCGTATTTTCCAACTGTTCCTCCGAAGGCGAGTCGTTTTACTGGGATTTTGGAGACGGGCATTCCAGCCGGGAGAAGAATCCCCGACACCAGTATGATGCCCCGGGAATATTCACCGTCACCCTGACCACTCGTTTCAGAGACAGGGAAGCACGCACAGCACGAACCCTTTCATTAAATCTTCCCGCTTTGGCTGACAGCCTGACGGGCAGTTGGCGGTTGTTAAAGGTGAGCGAATACCTGCTGAACAATAATTATCCGATTGACTCCATGGAGCCCTATTTCAGCGAAACCATCTGGCAGTTTTCCCTGGACGGCACCCTTCGAATCAGCGGATTTCCCTTGTCGGCCACCGAAAACTGGTACCTGAACGGCAGGAATCTATACACAGGGCATCACATATATTCGGTAATGGACATGACTGGTCAGCAGTTGCACCTGCGTAGTACGGATACCTTGTTTCAACCCCAGTCGCTTTTTCCCGGGATTTTGGAAAGGCATTTGTGGATGGAATCCGTCCGATAA
- a CDS encoding MBOAT family protein, giving the protein MAFVPEYILILAGTIVIDYFAAFWIQGTTGKHKKIALATSIVANVGILGVFKYYNFGLENLNELLGFLNIQSDIPYLEMILPIGLSFHTFQAMSYTIEVYYGRQKPERHFGLYALYVMFYPQLVAGPIERPQNILPQLHEKKALINSNVTSGLKLMAWGLFKKVVVSDRLDSVTSLVFNSPQNFSNWEMVVAAIFFTYQLYCDFSGYSDIARGSARVMGFDLMVNFNFPFYSQSVKELWTRWHISLNTWFRDYVYIPLGGNRVSQSRAYFNILFVFILSGIWHGAGWGFIFFGLINGIAIMLSRFVRPIFTKILEFVPLPGNLRSNFASGFFMLGTFLILTLSFIPFRCVELGRTMVFMNSMLDWNDSSGTIRMTGYTGLVACFFAILVLDVLQIAYVRKVYHNTFMKLPFWARAIAYNLFILVIIGFGVFEEVPFYYFQF; this is encoded by the coding sequence ATGGCATTTGTTCCGGAATATATTCTGATATTGGCCGGGACAATCGTGATTGATTATTTTGCTGCTTTCTGGATACAGGGAACTACCGGGAAGCATAAAAAGATAGCACTTGCAACCAGCATTGTAGCCAATGTGGGCATTCTGGGAGTTTTTAAATATTACAATTTTGGACTGGAAAACCTGAACGAATTATTAGGGTTTTTGAATATTCAAAGTGATATTCCCTATCTGGAAATGATCTTACCCATTGGGTTATCCTTCCATACCTTTCAGGCCATGAGCTATACCATTGAGGTATATTATGGGCGACAAAAGCCTGAGCGACATTTTGGATTGTATGCTCTGTATGTCATGTTTTACCCGCAGCTGGTTGCTGGCCCGATTGAACGCCCTCAGAATATTCTGCCCCAATTACACGAAAAGAAGGCATTAATAAACTCGAATGTAACCAGTGGCCTGAAATTAATGGCCTGGGGATTATTTAAAAAAGTCGTTGTCAGTGATCGGCTGGATTCTGTTACCTCATTGGTATTTAATTCACCTCAGAATTTCTCCAATTGGGAAATGGTTGTGGCAGCCATTTTTTTTACCTATCAACTGTATTGCGATTTTTCAGGGTATTCAGACATTGCCCGAGGGTCTGCCCGGGTGATGGGTTTTGACCTGATGGTGAATTTTAATTTTCCTTTTTATTCCCAGTCAGTAAAAGAATTATGGACACGCTGGCATATTTCCCTCAATACCTGGTTTCGCGATTATGTCTACATTCCATTGGGAGGTAATCGGGTTTCTCAATCCAGAGCCTATTTTAATATACTGTTTGTTTTTATACTTTCCGGAATTTGGCATGGGGCCGGATGGGGATTTATCTTTTTTGGTCTGATCAATGGCATTGCCATCATGTTGTCCCGATTCGTTCGGCCGATTTTCACGAAAATTCTTGAATTTGTACCCTTACCCGGAAATCTAAGATCCAATTTTGCATCTGGCTTTTTCATGTTGGGAACCTTTCTGATTCTGACACTTTCCTTCATACCCTTTCGGTGTGTGGAATTGGGCAGAACGATGGTTTTTATGAATAGTATGTTGGATTGGAATGATTCCTCCGGTACGATTCGAATGACGGGGTATACCGGATTGGTTGCCTGTTTTTTCGCAATTCTTGTGTTGGACGTTTTGCAGATAGCCTATGTCCGCAAGGTTTATCACAATACATTCATGAAACTTCCCTTCTGGGCTCGTGCCATTGCCTATAATTTATTTATTCTGGTAATTATTGGCTTTGGTGTTTTTGAGGAAGTGCCGTTTTATTATTTTCAGTTTTAA
- a CDS encoding phosphoglucomutase/phosphomannomutase family protein, whose protein sequence is MEKIKFGTDGWRAIIADSFTIENLSRVAFATAEWLKQKYPNPSAIVGYDCRFNGKLFAETTANILAQNGVKVFITPGFSSTPMISLATVRKQLSAGIIITASHNPPEYSGFKLKGHFGGPSFPSMVAEVEALIPDHSVKLENRFAELVAEKKIEYYDAEALYINHMKESFDLNAIRNSGMKIGYDAMYGAGQNVMRKLFPDASLLHCEVNPTFHGVPPEPIEKNLGEFAALIKAEKLSVGLVTDGDADRIGLYDENGNFVDSHHILLLLVHYLHHYKKLSGKVVVSFSACAKLEKICALYNLPFERTKIGFKYICEIMVNENVLAGGEESGGISVTGHVPERDGIFIGLMLFEFMAKTGKTLTQLIEEVYALVGAFSVQRYDLHIRQDQKEAIVKACQEGQYKQFGKYTVKEVRDLDGHKFIFDENSWVMIRASGTEPVLRVYAEAPTREESFAILDATKAAILN, encoded by the coding sequence ATGGAAAAAATTAAATTCGGAACCGACGGCTGGAGAGCCATTATCGCTGATTCATTCACCATCGAAAATCTGAGCCGCGTGGCATTTGCCACTGCAGAATGGCTGAAGCAAAAATACCCCAACCCATCTGCCATCGTTGGCTATGATTGTCGCTTTAATGGGAAATTATTTGCCGAAACCACAGCCAATATTCTGGCTCAGAACGGGGTAAAAGTATTCATCACCCCCGGATTTTCCAGCACCCCGATGATATCCCTCGCTACCGTGCGCAAACAGCTGAGCGCTGGTATCATCATCACCGCTTCGCATAACCCACCGGAATATTCCGGCTTTAAACTGAAAGGTCACTTTGGAGGCCCTTCCTTTCCTTCCATGGTGGCTGAAGTGGAAGCCCTCATTCCGGATCATTCTGTAAAATTGGAAAACCGCTTTGCAGAACTGGTAGCGGAAAAGAAAATCGAATACTACGATGCCGAAGCATTGTACATCAACCACATGAAGGAATCGTTTGATCTGAATGCCATTCGCAATAGTGGGATGAAGATTGGATATGATGCTATGTATGGAGCCGGGCAGAATGTAATGCGGAAATTGTTTCCGGATGCAAGCCTGTTGCATTGTGAGGTAAACCCCACCTTCCATGGTGTTCCCCCGGAGCCGATTGAGAAAAACCTGGGAGAGTTTGCTGCTCTGATCAAGGCGGAAAAACTGTCAGTAGGTCTGGTAACAGACGGAGATGCCGACCGTATAGGTCTGTATGATGAGAATGGCAACTTCGTGGATTCACACCATATTCTATTACTGCTGGTTCATTATCTGCACCATTATAAAAAACTGAGTGGCAAAGTGGTGGTATCCTTTTCGGCCTGTGCCAAACTGGAAAAGATTTGCGCCCTGTATAATCTCCCCTTTGAGCGCACCAAAATCGGTTTCAAATACATTTGTGAAATCATGGTGAATGAGAATGTACTGGCCGGAGGAGAAGAATCAGGTGGCATATCCGTTACCGGTCATGTTCCGGAACGGGATGGAATATTTATCGGTCTGATGCTGTTTGAATTCATGGCCAAAACCGGAAAAACACTGACTCAGCTGATTGAGGAGGTATATGCCCTCGTTGGAGCTTTCTCTGTGCAACGGTATGACCTGCACATCCGTCAGGATCAGAAAGAAGCCATTGTGAAAGCATGCCAGGAAGGACAGTACAAACAGTTTGGTAAATATACGGTGAAAGAAGTGCGGGACCTGGACGGGCACAAATTCATTTTTGATGAGAACTCCTGGGTAATGATTCGTGCATCTGGCACTGAGCCCGTGTTACGGGTATATGCCGAGGCGCCCACGCGGGAAGAAAGTTTTGCCATTCTGGATGCTACCAAAGCGGCCATCTTAAATTAA
- a CDS encoding MFS transporter: protein MKNAEFSRKTENWLLFILLSVQFTHIVDFVVLMPLGPKLMRDFHIGTQEFGFLVSAYTFSAAISGILSSFFLDRFNRKRALTGLFLGFGISTLLCALAGGYWPFLTARILAGAFGGILSALTLSIIGDYIPLERRGRATGLVLSAFSLASVVGVPSGLWIAERTDWHGPFFLLAITCLPVLGIAWKVLPDMVIHIQEGKRPQAWPRIREVIQTPGARMAFLLMMIMMLAGFSIIPYISPYLVSNCGVREDQLFLIYLTGGLFTFGASNLSGRLTDRYGAFRVFAWATPLSVIPILILTDLQPMAMGWILVITTVFMALLSARLIPVISMITQTVEPRLRGTFMSLLASLQQSASGAAAWIAGAMITETAEGKMEDYARVGWMASGFSLLAIWIAWKLIPMLRKDEHPAASAATNQRPDNDLSGHEPHIVQESATPLP from the coding sequence ATGAAAAATGCCGAGTTCAGCCGGAAAACAGAAAACTGGCTTTTGTTTATCCTGTTGTCTGTGCAGTTTACCCATATCGTGGATTTTGTTGTCCTGATGCCTCTGGGGCCCAAACTCATGCGGGATTTCCATATCGGCACTCAGGAATTTGGCTTTCTTGTTTCTGCCTACACCTTCAGCGCTGCCATTTCCGGTATTCTCTCTTCCTTCTTCCTCGATCGCTTTAACCGAAAACGGGCGCTGACCGGCCTCTTTCTGGGTTTTGGAATCAGCACGCTTCTATGCGCCCTGGCAGGAGGATACTGGCCTTTTCTGACAGCGCGTATTCTGGCCGGAGCATTCGGAGGTATTCTTTCAGCACTCACCCTTTCCATCATTGGAGATTATATTCCTCTTGAGCGAAGGGGCAGAGCCACTGGCCTGGTGCTTTCCGCTTTTTCCCTTGCCTCTGTTGTAGGCGTACCTTCCGGCTTATGGATTGCAGAAAGAACCGACTGGCATGGTCCGTTTTTCCTACTCGCCATCACCTGTCTGCCAGTGCTGGGCATAGCCTGGAAAGTTTTGCCCGATATGGTAATCCATATTCAGGAAGGCAAACGCCCCCAGGCCTGGCCCAGAATTCGGGAAGTAATCCAGACCCCGGGAGCACGAATGGCCTTTCTGCTTATGATGATTATGATGCTGGCTGGATTTTCCATCATTCCTTATATCAGCCCATATCTGGTCAGCAACTGCGGTGTGCGGGAAGACCAGCTGTTTCTCATATACCTCACCGGAGGTTTATTCACCTTTGGCGCCAGCAATCTTTCGGGACGGCTGACCGACCGGTATGGCGCATTCCGGGTGTTTGCCTGGGCAACCCCTTTATCCGTAATTCCCATTCTGATACTCACCGATCTTCAGCCCATGGCCATGGGGTGGATACTGGTCATCACCACTGTGTTTATGGCTCTATTGTCGGCAAGGCTGATTCCGGTTATTTCCATGATAACCCAGACCGTTGAACCGAGGCTGCGGGGCACATTTATGAGTCTGCTGGCCTCTCTCCAACAAAGCGCATCGGGAGCTGCTGCCTGGATAGCAGGAGCAATGATAACCGAAACAGCAGAAGGGAAAATGGAAGATTATGCCCGGGTAGGCTGGATGGCATCGGGATTCAGCCTGCTGGCCATCTGGATTGCGTGGAAACTGATTCCTATGCTGAGAAAGGATGAGCATCCTGCTGCATCTGCCGCGACAAATCAGCGCCCAGATAACGATCTATCAGGACATGAGCCCCATATAGTACAGGAGTCAGCAACACCGCTACCATAA